The Trichocoleus sp. sequence CCCGACTCGCAACGGAGATACAAATCCGCCTACATTTATCAATCGAGAAACGCACTGGTGGGACGCATCCCAGATTTATGGCAGCAATCAAGCGCGGATCGATCAAGTTCGCAGCCACGTGGATGGCAAGTTAAACCTGGGTGAAGATGGGTTAATCCCGATCGATCCTGCAACTGGAGTCGATTTAGTCGGCAATCCGGGAACCTGGTGGCTGGGAATGGGGTTGCTCCACACGTTGTTTGTCAAGGAGCATAATTTCGTCTGCGACCAACTGAAGCAGCAATATCCTGACTGGAAAGATGATCAGTTGTTTGACCATGCACGTTTAATTATTGCGGCAATCACAGCAAAAATTCATACCGTTGAATGGACTCCGGCAATCCTGCCTCATCCCGTCACAAAAATTGCTTTACATGCGAACTGGTGGGGAATTTTAGGGCCTGACTTTAAGCGAGCATTTGGACGGATTGCCGATAGTGAAATTCTCAGCGGCATTGTTGGCTCATCCAAAACCCATCACGATGCTGCTCATTACTATTTAACTGAGGAGTTCACCTCTGTTTATCGAATGCACCCGCTCATTCCTGATGAGTATGAGTTTCGTTCTGCCAAGAATGGCAAGCTAATTCAAAAAACTGGATTTCCAGAAATCTTTGATAAGAATGCGCGTCATGTGATGGAAACGATCCCAATGGCGGATCTGTTCTACTCGTTTGGCATTATGCATCCTGGTGCTGTGACGCTGCACAACTATCCTCAGTTCATGCGAAAACTCAAGCAGGAGAACGGAGAAGCTTTTGATTTAGCAACGATAGATGTTTTGCGCGATCGAGAGCGAGGTGTGCCCCGTTATCGCAGGTTTCGAGAGCTATTAGGGCGTGGACGCATTCAATCGTTTGAGGAGATCTGCCCCAATAATCCGCAGTGGGCGAAAGAGTTACGCGAAGTTTACAATGATGATTTAGACAGCGTAGATTTGATGGTCGGTCTTTTTGCAGAAGATGTTCCAGAAGGCTTTGGCTTCAGTGATACTGCATTTCGCGTCTTCATTCTCATGGCATCTCGACGGCTCAGGAGCGATCGATTTTTTACCAGAGACTACCGAGCTGAAGTTTATACTCAGTGGGGTTTAGATTGGATTGAGAAAACCACAATGGCAAACCTGCTGCTGCGGCATTATCCTGATCTTGCCGTTTCATTGAGAGGGGTCGAGAATGCTTTTGCCCCCTGGCGAAAAGTCGGTTGGGCTGGCTGATGAACTGTTAACGGTTGAGTCAAACAAGTGTAACTTTTTATGTTTCTAATCTGGAAAAACTGGGAACAGATAAGGTTGTACTTTTTAGCTGCTGCATCACTACTTCGATTCACCTGATTCGCTCATCATTCACAAGGGACAGTTATGGATAGCATAAACGCTCCGCTGCAAGGGAATACTTCAGCTGATTTGTATCAGTACAACTACACTTATCTAGAATCGATCGGCATGGTCGAGAAACTGCCTGCTGGC is a genomic window containing:
- a CDS encoding peroxidase family protein; translated protein: MPDRQWHQLPIVLSLLKLIDFRGKLRKDNLHDTRHLPDQNQLPHPLPSPDNRHLVARTADGSYNDLDYPEMGMAGTRFGRNVPLEDAKLDAANLLTPSPRLVSNRLLVRQEFVPASFLSLMAAAWIQFETHDWFSHGDNQPDHKIDIPLPPDDTWEQEQHQPLRIDRTIEDPTRNGDTNPPTFINRETHWWDASQIYGSNQARIDQVRSHVDGKLNLGEDGLIPIDPATGVDLVGNPGTWWLGMGLLHTLFVKEHNFVCDQLKQQYPDWKDDQLFDHARLIIAAITAKIHTVEWTPAILPHPVTKIALHANWWGILGPDFKRAFGRIADSEILSGIVGSSKTHHDAAHYYLTEEFTSVYRMHPLIPDEYEFRSAKNGKLIQKTGFPEIFDKNARHVMETIPMADLFYSFGIMHPGAVTLHNYPQFMRKLKQENGEAFDLATIDVLRDRERGVPRYRRFRELLGRGRIQSFEEICPNNPQWAKELREVYNDDLDSVDLMVGLFAEDVPEGFGFSDTAFRVFILMASRRLRSDRFFTRDYRAEVYTQWGLDWIEKTTMANLLLRHYPDLAVSLRGVENAFAPWRKVGWAG